The Deinococcus sp. Marseille-Q6407 genome has a window encoding:
- a CDS encoding CZB domain-containing protein: protein MGFFDWVKNIFIRPTLTVAPESVDPDNADLATLDIPGAVQAHLNWTKRLRDAIQGESQEDFDISAVRADHNCALGKWIHSDGERAYGELPAFTDLRAKHAHFHREAAGVLEAVEAGERTHAQRQLVTSFSASSREVIAALDLLQDQALMRAARAQGA, encoded by the coding sequence ATGGGTTTTTTCGATTGGGTTAAAAATATTTTTATCAGGCCAACACTCACGGTTGCACCGGAATCGGTCGATCCCGACAACGCCGACCTTGCCACGCTGGATATTCCCGGCGCCGTGCAGGCACACCTGAACTGGACCAAGCGGCTGCGCGACGCCATTCAGGGCGAGAGCCAAGAGGACTTCGACATCAGTGCGGTGCGGGCCGACCACAACTGCGCTCTAGGCAAATGGATTCACAGCGACGGCGAACGGGCCTACGGCGAGCTGCCGGCCTTTACCGACCTGCGCGCCAAACATGCCCACTTTCACCGCGAGGCGGCCGGGGTGCTGGAAGCGGTGGAGGCCGGCGAACGCACCCACGCCCAGCGGCAGCTGGTCACCAGCTTCTCCGCCAGCTCGCGCGAAGTCATCGCGGCGCTGGACCTGCTGCAGGATCAGGCCCTGATGCGGGCCGCCCGGGCGCAGGGCGCCTGA
- a CDS encoding MFS transporter, whose protein sequence is MPRPSLTRPWRDWSANERLGVLNGWLVLLGEGFMNVAIVMAGFAAKLGAPNVVIGLLPAIGQGGWMLPQLYIAARARPLTHKLPLYRSAATVRTVTYLLMAACAAFLTDWPALCLTVFLLAMLVNALASGVSGLPWLEIVSKTVPAPRRAWFFGTRNLYGGLLAFFSGLGVRWILGSGLAFPYNYALIFLLGTVALTAGYGVFGRVEEPPDQPLPPGNFRSELRAIPHSLQDSALKAFQNVRLLLAFGAVSEPFYAVYALRDLDFPAASLGTFVMATTAAAPLSNVGWQRVAERKGSRRILRYAAAFAALAPATALLAGHFGWPPLAYGLVFVLSSVAVQGFNLGNNNHLLNISPPESRGRYIGTLNTLVGVALFAPVLGGLAADRWGYLPLFVSSVLLYSLAWWACGQLRRDA, encoded by the coding sequence ATGCCGCGTCCTTCTCTGACTCGCCCCTGGCGGGACTGGTCTGCCAACGAACGCCTGGGCGTGCTCAACGGCTGGCTGGTACTGCTGGGCGAGGGCTTTATGAACGTGGCCATCGTGATGGCCGGGTTCGCGGCCAAGCTGGGCGCGCCCAACGTGGTGATCGGGCTGCTGCCGGCCATCGGGCAGGGCGGCTGGATGCTGCCGCAGCTGTATATCGCGGCGCGGGCGCGCCCGCTGACGCACAAGCTGCCGCTGTACCGCTCAGCCGCCACGGTGCGCACGGTCACTTACCTGCTGATGGCCGCCTGCGCCGCTTTCCTGACCGACTGGCCGGCCCTCTGCCTGACGGTCTTTTTGCTGGCGATGCTGGTCAATGCCCTGGCCTCGGGCGTCTCGGGGCTGCCCTGGCTGGAGATTGTCAGCAAGACGGTGCCGGCGCCGCGCCGGGCCTGGTTTTTCGGCACCCGCAACCTCTACGGCGGACTGCTGGCCTTCTTCTCGGGGCTGGGCGTGCGCTGGATTCTGGGTTCGGGGCTGGCTTTTCCCTACAACTACGCCCTGATTTTCCTGCTGGGCACCGTGGCGCTGACCGCCGGGTACGGCGTGTTCGGCCGGGTGGAAGAACCACCGGACCAGCCGCTGCCACCGGGAAACTTTCGCAGCGAACTGCGCGCCATTCCGCACTCGCTCCAGGATTCGGCCCTGAAAGCTTTTCAGAACGTGCGCCTGCTGCTGGCTTTTGGGGCTGTCAGCGAGCCTTTTTACGCGGTGTACGCCCTGCGCGACCTGGACTTCCCGGCGGCGTCACTGGGCACCTTCGTGATGGCGACCACGGCGGCGGCCCCGCTCAGCAACGTGGGCTGGCAGCGGGTGGCCGAGCGCAAAGGCTCCAGGCGGATTCTGCGCTACGCGGCCGCTTTTGCGGCCCTGGCACCGGCCACCGCCCTGCTGGCCGGACACTTCGGCTGGCCGCCGCTGGCCTACGGACTGGTGTTCGTGCTCTCCAGCGTGGCGGTGCAGGGCTTTAACCTGGGCAACAACAATCACCTGCTCAACATCTCGCCGCCTGAGTCGCGTGGGCGCTATATCGGGACCCTCAACACGCTGGTGGGCGTGGCCCTGTTTGCTCCGGTGCTGGGTGGGCTGGCCGCCGACCGCTGGGGCTACCTGCCGCTGTTCGTCAGCAGCGTGCTGCTCTATTCGCTGGCCTGGTGGGCCTGCGGGCAGCTGCGGCGCGACGCCTGA
- a CDS encoding rhodanese-like domain-containing protein: MTLPPLPGSQVTLIDLRPQELRFADPLEKLLPQHPVRAVSLAAIEQGQHGLTPADGPLLVLCERGVRSPLAARFLEADGLDAQVYPGGVPALKRALSSQEY, encoded by the coding sequence ATGACTCTCCCGCCGCTGCCCGGTTCTCAGGTCACCTTGATTGATCTGCGCCCCCAGGAACTGCGCTTTGCCGACCCGCTGGAAAAGCTGCTGCCGCAACACCCGGTGCGGGCGGTGTCGCTGGCCGCCATCGAGCAGGGCCAGCACGGGCTGACCCCGGCCGACGGCCCGCTGCTGGTACTGTGCGAGCGGGGCGTGCGCTCGCCGCTGGCCGCCCGCTTTCTGGAAGCCGACGGGCTGGACGCCCAGGTGTATCCCGGCGGCGTGCCGGCCCTGAAACGGGCCCTGAGTTCCCAGGAGTACTGA
- a CDS encoding metal-sulfur cluster assembly factor — MPTTEQVLEALKIVKDPEIPVNVVDLGLIYEVEINPTGQVEITMTLTSVGCPVQDLIRADAEMAVGRLDGVSDVNVEFVWTPPWNMEMMTEDGKRQMRMFGFNV; from the coding sequence CTGCCCACCACCGAGCAGGTACTCGAAGCCCTCAAGATCGTCAAGGACCCGGAAATCCCGGTGAACGTGGTTGACCTGGGCTTGATCTACGAGGTGGAGATTAACCCCACGGGACAGGTGGAGATCACCATGACCCTGACCAGCGTGGGCTGCCCGGTACAGGACCTGATCCGCGCCGACGCCGAAATGGCTGTGGGCCGCCTGGACGGCGTGTCCGACGTGAATGTGGAATTCGTCTGGACGCCACCGTGGAACATGGAAATGATGACCGAAGACGGCAAGCGCCAGATGCGGATGTTCGGCTTCAACGTCTGA
- a CDS encoding zinc metallopeptidase — translation MDPMMYSAGGSTSYMPLILLLMVLSFAVQFWLKNTYGRWMNVRNSAGLTGAEVARRMLDDAGLQHVPVKMTPGELSDHYDPIKDEVYLSESNFRLPSVAGAAVAAHEVGHAIQDKISMPALVARGKLAVPLSIGSNLAPWMFLIGLALHFGPLIWLGVILFGGALLFHLITLPVEFDASRRALAYLRSNGLVSAGAESSGAQKVLTVAAMTYVLAFAMALAQFLHFLGLARSDD, via the coding sequence ATGGACCCGATGATGTATAGCGCCGGCGGGAGCACATCCTATATGCCGCTGATTTTGCTGTTGATGGTGCTGTCGTTTGCTGTGCAGTTCTGGCTCAAGAACACCTACGGCCGCTGGATGAACGTGCGCAACAGCGCCGGCCTGACCGGGGCCGAGGTGGCCCGCCGCATGCTGGATGATGCCGGATTGCAGCACGTGCCGGTCAAAATGACTCCCGGTGAACTGAGCGACCACTACGACCCCATCAAGGACGAGGTGTACCTCAGCGAATCCAACTTCCGCCTGCCCAGCGTGGCGGGTGCTGCGGTGGCCGCGCACGAGGTGGGCCACGCCATTCAGGACAAAATCAGCATGCCGGCCCTGGTGGCCCGTGGCAAGCTGGCGGTGCCGCTGTCGATCGGCAGCAACCTGGCGCCGTGGATGTTCCTGATCGGTCTGGCGCTGCACTTTGGCCCGCTGATCTGGCTGGGCGTAATTCTGTTCGGTGGCGCGCTGCTGTTTCACCTGATTACCCTGCCGGTGGAGTTCGACGCCAGCCGCCGCGCCCTGGCTTACCTGCGCTCCAACGGCCTAGTCTCGGCCGGCGCCGAGAGCAGTGGTGCCCAGAAGGTGCTGACTGTGGCTGCCATGACCTACGTGCTGGCTTTCGCCATGGCGCTGGCCCAGTTCCTGCACTTCCTGGGCCTGGCCCGCAGCGACGACTGA
- a CDS encoding stage V sporulation protein S: protein MASHSAPKALAGAVSGLLRESPQVELQAVGPQAVNQAVKALAIARGYLEGDGIDLIVQPTFAPASRGGVQMLLLVTAIRRL from the coding sequence GTGGCTTCCCATTCCGCGCCCAAGGCGCTGGCCGGCGCGGTGTCCGGCCTCCTGCGTGAGTCGCCGCAGGTGGAACTTCAGGCAGTCGGGCCGCAGGCGGTCAATCAGGCGGTCAAGGCGCTGGCCATCGCACGCGGCTACCTCGAAGGCGACGGCATCGACCTGATCGTGCAGCCGACGTTTGCACCGGCCAGCCGCGGCGGGGTGCAGATGCTGCTGCTGGTCACGGCCATTCGCCGGCTTTAG
- a CDS encoding ATP-binding protein, producing MPVLWINGPFGVGKTQAAYALYALAFRLPGAFVCDPEQLGFGIQRMTPPELRGDFQDTALWRSGTRDLLARSALHSNRFIIVPMTLVNPDYFDDIVGGLRRAGIEVRHAALLASRETLLRRLRSRGEGASSWGAEQIDRCLHGLAALDSADHLATDGLTHHEVVDALARHSSLTLAPDPRTPLQRRRLDHLKVQLRSIRRD from the coding sequence ATGCCGGTACTGTGGATTAATGGTCCTTTTGGGGTGGGCAAGACCCAGGCAGCTTACGCCCTTTACGCCCTAGCCTTCCGCCTTCCCGGCGCGTTCGTCTGCGACCCGGAGCAGCTGGGCTTCGGGATTCAGCGCATGACCCCACCGGAGCTGCGCGGCGATTTTCAGGACACCGCCCTGTGGCGCAGCGGCACCCGCGACCTGCTGGCCCGCAGCGCCCTACACAGCAATCGCTTCATCATCGTACCTATGACACTGGTGAACCCGGATTATTTTGATGACATCGTGGGCGGCCTGCGCCGGGCCGGCATAGAGGTGCGGCACGCCGCCCTGCTGGCGTCACGGGAAACCCTGCTGCGCCGTTTGCGCTCGCGGGGCGAAGGAGCAAGCAGCTGGGGCGCCGAGCAGATAGACCGCTGCTTGCATGGACTGGCCGCTCTAGACTCCGCAGATCACCTTGCTACTGACGGCCTGACCCATCATGAGGTCGTGGATGCTCTGGCCCGGCACTCCAGCTTGACTCTGGCTCCCGACCCACGCACGCCGCTGCAAAGAAGGCGTCTGGACCACCTGAAGGTGCAACTGCGCAGCATCCGGAGAGACTGA
- a CDS encoding DUF6428 family protein codes for MTQPSESSFQASVSSLSTAEVLDALRVQPQRPLEFWLHGERLVPAGYHLTEIGAVSTEAVDCGGRVDRWRETVFQLMDGTPEEAERGFMTTRKALAIYDRVVGQITLDPAAPVRFEYGNLSRPALRYGVERLEQTDERLTVHLSLPGVQCKAGDACRLPAGLVTAGGELTVMSTGSCEPGGGC; via the coding sequence ATGACTCAGCCTTCTGAAAGCTCTTTCCAGGCCAGCGTTTCCAGTCTCAGCACGGCCGAGGTGCTGGACGCCCTGCGCGTGCAGCCGCAGCGCCCGCTGGAATTTTGGCTGCACGGCGAGCGGCTGGTGCCGGCCGGCTACCACCTCACCGAAATCGGCGCCGTCAGCACCGAGGCGGTGGACTGCGGCGGCCGGGTGGACCGCTGGCGCGAGACGGTGTTTCAGCTGATGGACGGCACCCCGGAAGAGGCGGAGCGTGGGTTCATGACCACCCGCAAGGCCCTGGCCATCTATGACCGGGTGGTCGGCCAGATCACGCTGGACCCGGCCGCCCCGGTGCGCTTCGAGTACGGCAACCTGTCCCGGCCGGCGCTGCGCTACGGCGTGGAGCGGCTGGAGCAGACGGATGAGCGGCTGACCGTTCACCTCAGCCTGCCGGGCGTGCAGTGCAAGGCGGGCGACGCCTGCAGGCTACCGGCCGGTCTGGTCACGGCGGGCGGCGAACTGACGGTGATGAGTACAGGCAGCTGTGAACCGGGCGGAGGCTGCTAG